A genomic region of Pseudobacteriovorax antillogorgiicola contains the following coding sequences:
- a CDS encoding GGDEF domain-containing protein: protein MKALGNKIVQIYVFAALLPLIVYLIPTLASKLFVSKGIMSFLSDIPYIGFLAVGFLGYRLNQTRILFSSGFLFISYLILQHIHTGELELDGLNNHSLIKMLAIGTPVAILVMFLQKETRLKDWRSLGRFALAMGPFFLFAILYRWLPETFESTVNFSIIQVPWLSIPQFALLSYLALLSGLYWISDQKIGLYVIAMMIAMFPCLTAYQISLMEGVEQRNMIANTIFAFSVVCGILVDAMFRMYWQRVYLDELTGIPNRRALDEYLYTLDGEYSIAMVDIDYFKKFNDAYGHDEGDNVLRLVAKTLYHEAKMRIYRYGGEEFCAVFEGVDSEDSYMFANKMRRLVHNKKFYIRSEEDEPVKRNLLSLHLSQKKPRYSAMKADDNPEEKEEAKKAAAKKAAKKKASKSNGLKVYEETTDDGGVEQFLRISVSIGLASPTPDYSNPFEVIKLADQALYKAKEQGRNCVVIANKPNPVASSRDQDSAS, encoded by the coding sequence ATGAAGGCCTTAGGCAACAAGATTGTTCAGATCTATGTGTTTGCAGCATTGTTGCCGTTGATCGTCTATCTGATTCCAACGCTAGCGAGCAAGCTCTTTGTCAGTAAAGGGATCATGAGCTTTCTTTCCGATATTCCCTACATTGGCTTTCTAGCAGTGGGCTTTCTTGGCTATCGTTTGAATCAGACGCGCATCCTGTTTAGCTCTGGTTTTCTTTTTATAAGCTATCTAATTTTGCAGCATATCCATACCGGAGAACTCGAACTTGACGGTTTGAACAATCATAGTTTGATTAAGATGCTTGCCATCGGAACGCCGGTTGCTATCTTGGTTATGTTTCTCCAGAAAGAAACTAGACTCAAGGACTGGCGAAGCCTAGGGCGCTTTGCTTTGGCCATGGGACCTTTTTTTCTATTTGCCATACTATATCGTTGGCTTCCAGAAACTTTTGAAAGCACGGTAAACTTTAGTATCATCCAAGTTCCTTGGTTAAGCATTCCTCAGTTTGCCTTGCTATCTTATTTGGCCCTTCTATCAGGCTTGTATTGGATCTCTGATCAAAAGATCGGTCTCTATGTGATTGCCATGATGATTGCGATGTTTCCTTGTTTAACAGCCTATCAGATTAGTCTGATGGAGGGTGTAGAGCAGCGTAATATGATTGCTAACACAATTTTTGCCTTCAGTGTCGTTTGTGGCATCTTGGTCGATGCGATGTTTCGCATGTACTGGCAGCGTGTCTATCTCGATGAGCTTACCGGGATTCCAAATCGGCGCGCACTCGACGAATATCTTTATACGCTCGATGGTGAATACTCCATAGCGATGGTCGATATCGACTATTTTAAGAAGTTCAACGATGCCTATGGTCACGATGAAGGTGACAATGTCCTTCGCTTGGTTGCTAAAACTCTTTACCACGAAGCCAAGATGAGAATCTATCGCTATGGTGGCGAAGAATTTTGTGCCGTGTTCGAAGGAGTTGATAGCGAAGACAGCTACATGTTTGCCAATAAGATGAGACGGCTGGTACATAACAAGAAGTTCTATATTCGCTCTGAAGAAGATGAACCAGTGAAGCGCAATCTTTTGAGTCTTCATCTGAGCCAAAAAAAGCCTCGCTACAGTGCTATGAAGGCAGATGATAATCCTGAAGAAAAGGAAGAGGCCAAGAAAGCTGCTGCCAAAAAAGCTGCGAAGAAGAAAGCTAGTAAGAGCAATGGCCTCAAAGTTTATGAAGAAACCACCGATGATGGCGGAGTGGAGCAGTTTCTAAGAATCTCGGTATCTATCGGTTTAGCTAGCCCTACTCCAGATTATTCCAATCCATTTGAAGTGATTAAGCTTGCGGATCAAGCACTCTATAAAGCCAAAGAACAGGGTCGAAATTGTGTGGT